The Desulfatiglans anilini DSM 4660 genomic sequence GCAGTTGCAGGGCCCGGGCCTAACGCCGGGTTCGATCCGTTTTCCTTCGTTCGCGAATGACCTTCCGCTCGAAACCGCAGCTCTCGAAGTGCCGGACCAGGTCTTTCAGTTCCGGGATGCTCATAGCGGCGGCTGATCCCACCCCATAGGCGGCCAGAGCGCTCCGGTAGATTTCCTCCGAGAGTCCGAGGTCCTTCTTGGCCAGGTGCACCAGGGCCAAGAGCCCTTTCCTCTGCCGCTCGAGCTGTTCTTTGTGCACCTCTTTCATGAGGCCTCCTTTACGTAATCGAGAAAAAACCGGTCCCTGTTCCCTACCTGGTAAGTCCTCTCTCTGGCCCCCGAGGGAGCAGGTCTGTCGCCCGCAACCCTCAACGCTCCGTTCTGAATGAGCTTTCTGATCACGCTGCGCACGTAACTGCTGTCCGCATCCGTTAGAAGCACCAAATCCCGGACGGAAAACGTGCCCCTTACATGCATAGCGCGGAAGATCCGGCGCCGGACCGGCGAACCTTCGATAATCTTCAGGCACCTGTAAACCCCTGGTTCCACGCACTCGATCTCTCCGGCCTTCCGTAATTCCCTGATTGCTGAGCGGATCTGTTTGAGTTCCCCGTACTCCTTTACGGCCAGGGCAGTACCGATATCCGCTGCACGAAATTTCCCGAGCTTTTTGGCTGCTGCCCTCACCCGGTCTGTAATGCCTGCCTTCATCATTGGAAGACCTCCTCGATGACCGCGTCATCCAGGTCCTTGAGCCCGCTCGACCGCATAATCCGTTCGAGGCGGATGGCGTCTTTGACCACGTTTCGGAAGTCACCTTTGGCGTGCCTCAGGATCCGCGCCGACTGCTCGGGTTTTAACGCCAGGTCGAGGGATTTCCGGTAGAAGACAACCACATCCGAATGGCTGAGGGGGGCGAGTTTCAGCACCTCACGCACACGGCTCAGAAGCCGTCCCTCCCGCCCGAGCTTTCTGTGGAGGGCATCCTCCCCGAGAAGCACGATCGGGACATGGTGGAGATCGTGGAAAGACCGCAGCTGGTTCAAGTGCTTCAGGGTCATCTGGTCGGCTTCATCAACCAGAATCAGGCGCCGCTGGCGCCCGAGCTCATCAGCGATCGCCTCCACGCAGGCATCCGTTCCCCGGGGGCGGATCCCGGCCACCGCGAAGGCGACCTCCCGGATCAGCCCCGCCAGACTCATGCGCGGCTCGAAGCATACGTAGAGCACCTGTGGGTTCATCGCGACAGTACGCTCGGCGATCTTCGTCTTTCCTCGGCCGTAGGGACCAAGGACCACGGCCAGGTCAACGCCGATCGAAGATGCCAGTAGCTCCTGACAAAGTTCCTGGAAGTTCTGAAAATTCTGTGTGGGGATGAATACGTCCTTCATGCGCCTTTCCCTCCGGCCATACCGATGCTTTCCTGATAAAGTTCCCAATATTCCCTGGTGTCCGGATCCATCTTGGCCTCGAAGGCGGCCATGAATCCGGCATCGTCCTGCTCGATCGTCTGCCCATCCAGCTGCTGATC encodes the following:
- a CDS encoding AAA family ATPase encodes the protein MKDVFIPTQNFQNFQELCQELLASSIGVDLAVVLGPYGRGKTKIAERTVAMNPQVLYVCFEPRMSLAGLIREVAFAVAGIRPRGTDACVEAIADELGRQRRLILVDEADQMTLKHLNQLRSFHDLHHVPIVLLGEDALHRKLGREGRLLSRVREVLKLAPLSHSDVVVFYRKSLDLALKPEQSARILRHAKGDFRNVVKDAIRLERIMRSSGLKDLDDAVIEEVFQ
- a CDS encoding phage protein GemA/Gp16 family protein, with the translated sequence MKEVHKEQLERQRKGLLALVHLAKKDLGLSEEIYRSALAAYGVGSAAAMSIPELKDLVRHFESCGFERKVIRERRKTDRTRR